A DNA window from Castanea sativa cultivar Marrone di Chiusa Pesio chromosome 7, ASM4071231v1 contains the following coding sequences:
- the LOC142644442 gene encoding aquaporin TIP3-1-like encodes MVEFRPLNHTRVCIHIGLLELPFVTLTGAMDIVVAIGNDESFSQPSEKIERKSLKTTFLDSIGAHEIFSSEMWRAALAETVATTFFLFALTTCLLSCYESNVSDPKLLVPFVVFIIAFFFLFTMFPLTGAFLNPLLTFIATLKGAICLVRACVFFLGQCLASIMAIYLLKCAMSHDAVEKYMLGGCTIDNNGSGISLGTALMLEFVCTFIILLVAVTVAFDKKRSKELGATMVCIQIAASIAIAVYVSNVVTGRIGYAGAGLNPARCFASALLFGGPLWHGQWVFWLGPFLACIVYYIFSKTLPKEGLVNDGRYEIIKVARACIEATGSNNYKSATVKAEEKPPCIPETVDKDVLALYPF; translated from the exons ATGGTAGAATTTAGACCCTTAAATCATACAAGAGTG TGCATCCATATAGGTTTATTGGAATTGCCATTTGTTACACT AACTGGAGCTATGGATATCGTTGTAGCCATTGGAAATGATGAAAGTTTCTCACAACCATCTGagaagatagaaagaaaatccCTCAAGACAACTTTCCTTGACTCAATTGGTGCCCATGAAATTTTCTCATCGGAG ATGTGGAGGGCAGCCCTTGCAGAGACAGTGGCAACCACCTTCTTTTTATTCGCACTCACGACATGCCTTCTCTCATGCTATGAATCTAATGTCAGTGACCCCAAGCTGCTGGTCCCGTTTGTGGTGTTCATCattgctttcttcttcctctttacCATGTTTCCTCTAACTGGGGCCTTTTTGAATCCATTGCTCACATTCATTGCAACCCTCAAGGGTGCTATATGTCTTGTACGTGCATGTGTTTTTTTCTTGGGGCAATGCCTTGCCTCTATAATGGCCATCTACTTATTGAAGTGTGCGATGAGCCATGATGCAGTAGAGAAGTACATGTTAGGTGGTTGCACTATCGATAATAATGGCTCTGGTATTAGTCTGGGAACTGCACTGATGTTAGAATTTGTGTGTACCTTTATTATCCTCTTGGTTGCTGTTACAGTGGCATTTGACAAGAAAAGGAGCAAAGAACTTGGGGCGACTATGGTTTGTATTCAGATAGCAGCATCAATAGCCATAGCAGTTTATGTGTCCAATGTGGTAACTGGTAGGATTGGCTATGCTGGTGCTGGACTGAACCCTGCAAGGTGCTTTGCCTCAGCATTGCTTTTTGGAGGTCCATTGTGGCATGGACAATGGGTATTCTGGTTGGGGCCCTTTCTAGCTTGcattgtttattatattttctctaAGACCCTACCTAAGGAGGGTTTGGTCAATGATGGAAGGTATGAGATTATAAAAGTTGCAAGGGCTTGTATTGAAGCAACTGGCTCTAACAATTACAAATCTGCAACTGTAAAGGCTGAGGAAAAGCCTCCCTGTATCCCTGAAACTGTTGACAAGGATGTACTTGCCCTATAccctttttaa